In the Topomyia yanbarensis strain Yona2022 chromosome 3, ASM3024719v1, whole genome shotgun sequence genome, one interval contains:
- the LOC131693382 gene encoding Krueppel-like factor luna isoform X2, whose product MERYLKDEPKLQTYKKLPADLDTPWDLFAAPGPIAGWKVEVDSYCIEELNLNDRNSDSHSSSSSSSSSSSSPCSGSWDSSSTLSCAVVVKKERLDPDDDDGNNSDSYDEQSEKFGKISVHHHHHHHPQNAIELRLVARATTSDLLPTLTPPSSPESHLSIGSKGSTTLAATVKTEPEIALLDHQGILRVSTGTHIPRNAIVRLTTSSSKGGVGLTRVIQVSPQLQAAITQRSSTSSSSAPFSSVTSSKHHQRQHDHSPDSKRRIHKCQFLGCKKVYTKSSHLKAHQRTHTANFTQRCSWNRS is encoded by the exons ATGGAACGATACCTGAAGGATGAGCCAAAACTGCAGACTTACAAAAAGCTACCAGCAGATTTGGACACACCATGGGACCTGTTCGCTGCGCCCGGGCCGATAGCGGGCTGGAAAGTAGAAGTAGATTCCTACTGTATAGAAGAGCTAAACCTAAATGATAGAAATTCAGACTCACACTCGAGCTCGTCATCCTCCTCCTCCTCATCTTCGTCACCCTGTTCCGGATCGTGGGACAGCAGCTCAACGCTGAGCTGTGCAGTGGTGGTGAAAAAAGAGCGCCTCGATCCAGACGACGACGATGGTAACAATTCCGACAGTTACGACGAGCAGAGTGAAAAGTTTGGTAAAATCTCCGTGCACCACCATCATCACCACCATCCACAGAATGCGATCGAGCTAAGGCTAGTGGCACGAGCAACGACCTCCGACCTGTTACCAACGTTAACACCTCCCTCCTCACCGGAATCACATCTTAGTATAGGCAGTAAGGGCAGTACCACGTTAGCAGCGACTGTTAAAACCGAACCAGAGATTGCACTGCTAGATCATCAGGGTATTCTGAGGGTATCGACAGGAACGCACATACCACGGAATGCGATCGTCCGATTGACGACGTCCAGTAGTAAAGGTGGTGTTGGGTTAACGCGAGTGATACAGGTCAGTCCTCAGTTGCAAGCTGCCATCACTCAGCGGAGTTCGACGTCGTCGTCGAGTGCACCATTTTCATCAG TGACCAGCTCGAAACATCACCAACGGCAACACGATCACAGTCCGGACTCGAAACGACGGATACACAAGTGTCAATTCCTCGGATGCAAGAAAGTCTACACCAAGAGCTCGCATCTGAAGGCGCACCAGCGAACGCATACAG CGAATTTTACCCAACGTTGTTCATGGAACCGAAGTTAG